ATATTGGGGGGATTTTTTATATTGCTTCTGCGGCTTCCATTGTTAGCCGGGCGACATATTGAATTCTCTATTCTTGGCAGTTACTCGTACTAGCAGGTTGTAGTTGCGTTTGGCTGTCCACCAAGTCCAGTTGCTTGACCAGCCCGGGCGAGTCAGACGTAGGGTCGCAATGGTGGGGCGAGAGTCTTCTGCGCCAAGCGAATATGTCCTGACCTGCACCGGAACGCAGTCCTCGGCAATCGGTGCCGAAGCGCTGGTTCTAGACAGCCCGCAGATTCACGCTACTGAGACGGTCCACCCTATGGTGCTGCCACCGCTCAGGAAGCAAACGGTCGAGCATTGACAGTAAGCGCAACCATACTAGCCTCAGTGTGTGGGAACAATTCCCACGTAATAGTCCATCATTGTGAATGATGGCGCCCCAATGCGCGTGCGGCCTGTATTTCCAGCGCTGATGCTCGAACAGGCTGTGCATGCTTTGGTAGGAACGACGCTGAGGTACTCGTATGAACGTGCATCCTGTGAAGCGCTTACCCAAGTTTCAGCGTCGGGACCAATTGCTGGGTGCTGCGCTGGTGATGCTCCGTGAGCAAGGGACGGAAGAGTTAACCCTTTGCTCGCTCGCGCAGCGTGTCGGCATCACGCATACCGTGGTCTATCGTCATTTCGAGACACGCACGGGGCTGTTGATTGCCTTGTATGAACGGGTGGATGCGTATCAAATCGAGGTGTTGCTGAGCCAACTCAAGCTAGCTGCGCCGCAGCTGAAGCAAGTTGCCAATGCAGTCAGCGACGCGTACATGAGTGGTGCGATAGCGGCTGGGGTCGAGTGGCAGGCACTGCAGGCAGCCCTGAAGGGCAATGAAGAAATGTCAGCAGTCCTGCATCGACAGACCGAAGCCTATGCCGCGATTTGCCAAAATGCCCTAACGCCGTTTTCCCACTTGCCGCCGGATCAACTGCACGTCCGCTGTATGGGCCTTCTTGGCGCCGCCAGAGCCATTGCAGAAGAGTTAATTTCTGGGCGCATCGATCAAGCCAAAGCGGTCAACGCCCTTACTGCATTGATCATGTGCTGGCTCATTCCGGCAGCGACGCATACTCACTTCTGCCCACCACTGACGCCTTGCTCCACCAACAGGCCGGTTCTATTTTGCGCTGAGAGTTTTCGCGAACTCGGAGCGCCGGGCCTGGGTTGAGTCGTTACGACCTCATCCCCCTGCAAACAACAAATGCGCATAGGTTTGCGCGAGTCGTCGACACCGCCTCCAGCATGTTACTGCTCTTGGGTACAAGATTGACCGAGGGCGAGAGGTAATCCTTGCTACGGAGGACTCACACATCGGCGTTTGGGCATTCAGGCGAGGCTACTGCTGGATGCCCTGCATCTGCTCATTGAGATAGATCTGGAGGTGCTGAGTGCCGATCTCTCGATATAAGTCGCGTGCCACTTCCAGTCCGACTTGATCGAGGGATAGCACCACCACCAGGGAGTTGCACGCGGAAGCGCTGAAGGTCACTGCCCTGGAGGCCCCCATCGGCAGCTTGAACGCCATCGCAACCAGGGCACTAATCATGGGCGCGAGGAACGCGAAGGCAATGTACACCGGCAGCACCGGGGTGAGCCGATCGATCTCGCTGACCACGGGCGCAATCTGCGAGCCAACCACGGCGATCAGCACCGCCGCCACCGCCGGTACCGGTAGCCTGGTCCAAACGTCAGCCCAACCCCTGACCGCAGCCGAGCGATTGACCAATGCCCCGGTAAACAGCGCCAGACGATCAACGCCAGGAAGGCCTCCAGGAACGGGCCTATCAACACCACCACGCCGGAGCTGTCCTCTTCGCTACCGTCGACGTTGATCTGTCGTGCTGTCCTGGCTACTAGGCCGAGCAGGGACTTGATGGCCGTGGAGGTCTGTGAGCACGCCTTGAGTTCGAGCATCTGGCCCAGCAGGGAGAGTGAAATGATTGCGGTCGCGGCCTCGAAGTAGACACCGATGCGGCCATCCATCATGAAGTTCGTCGGGAAGACCGCCGGCGCCAGGGTGACGACGACGCTGTAGAGATAGGCGGCGGAAGTCCCGAGACCGATCAGCGTCCACATGTTGGGACTGAGCTGGATCACCGAGCGCACCCCGCGAACGTAGAACGGCCATCCTGCCCAAAGCACGACCGGGCTGGCGATCACCAACTAGACCCAGTTTTGCGTAGCGCCGTGGAACAGGTTCAAGGCATGTCCGCCCATGGCCAGCAGCGTGACGATGACGGTCAGCGGCAGAGTCCACCAGAAACGCCGGGAAAAGTCCCTGAGCTCGGGGGGCTCCGCATGCTCCAACTCCGGCAGCACGGGCTCCAGGGTCATGCCGCACTTCGGACAGTTCCCAGGCCCCGGCTGCCACACTTCCGGGTACATCGGGCAGGTGTACCAGGTATCACTCACAACCAGCGGTGGGCTGGCAGGGTTCGTTCGTGCGGCTTCAACAGAGCGTTCCGGTGCCGCATTGAACTTCGACTGGCACTATTCGCTGCAAAACAGGTAGGTCTTCCCGGCGGACTGCAGTTGGTAGGGCTGTCTGCATTGACCGTCATTCCGCATACCGGATCTTGCGCTTCGACGGCCGAGGTTTCGTTCCAGAGTAATGGGCGTGGGGGCGCGTGTTCGTGACTGTGTATGAGTCAGCCTCTTTTACCTTCCTTGGGAGTGTCGGCTGTTTCACCGTGATGGCTGTGGCCACCGTGGTGATGGCCAAACAGGTGCATCAGGGGGCACAGCAACAGAATTGCGTAGGGCAACAGCTGCGAGATATGGCCGTAGTGCTCGCGAGCCAGATAGAACAGGGCAATGACCAGCAACATGCCCAGGGCTATACCGGGTTTGCTATGCCAGAAGGACGGCGGCGGCTAATGGGACGGATGCGAAGCGTTCATGACCACTTTCCAGGGGCGGAGATTGGGGTGCCCTGGTGTTGGCCTGTGGGGGGCTGCCCACCAGGCCACACCGGGCCGCGCCACGCGATTATTGGGCAGGCTTCTGGGCCGGTTTCTCCAAGGTTTTTTGCATTGGCATGCCCTGCATGCCCGACTGCGGTCCCATCATGCCGGCCTGCTGGTCCATCATCTGCATCATCATCTCCATCATCTTCGAGTCCATCATCTTCATGTGCTGACCCATATCCTTGCCGGAGCAGCCGTTCTGCATCATGCCGAGACCTTCCTTCATCGCCTGCATGCCTTCGCGCATGGCCGCCTGGCGCTCCTCAGGGGTCTTGGCAGCAGCGATCCTGTCGTGAATGGCCTGCATCTTTTTCATCTGCTCGGCCATGGCCTTTTCCTGTCCCAGGGCGGGTGCCGACTGGCTCTCGGCTTTCGCCGGGGCCTGGTCGGGGTGATGTTCCTCAATGGCCGCGGCAAGCAACGGACCGCTGATCAGCAGTGCGGCGACGAGCGATTTGATGGGCATGTGCATGGCGATCTCCGGCTGTTTCAAAGGGTGAGATGCAACGGGCTACACCTGCTCGTGCAGGCGCAGCAAGACAGTGCGTCCGGAGGTCCGGGCGCACGAAAGGAGGGTCAATCGTTGACGGACGAAGCTCAGGCGTGCCAGCGGCCGTAGCGGCGCAGGCAGGTGCACGGTGAGCGCGCCGAAGATGGGAACGACGGCTGTCGGGAAGAAGCAGCAGACTCCAGAAGACTTGGTCGAGCGGAAAATGGCCCGGTGCCAGATAGAGCGCCGATGCGCTGTCGTTACAGAATTGCAGGCAGCCGCTGGCATGAACCTGGTGCACGGGATCATGCAGGTTGGCCGAGACGTTTGCATAGGTGAGCGCGGGGGCATGCGCTGGGTAGGACAGGCAGCCATGGCTTACCGCGACCCCGAACGCCAACGCCCACAGCACCAAGGCCACGTGGAGCAACGCGCGTTGATGGTTCCGTAACCAGATCATCTGCTCAGCCCGTCGCAAAAGTCTGCTCGACACTAACGCCTGCAGCTTCGAGGCACTTGATCCACATCAAACAAAGCTGCTGGCTGTCGCGACAATCTAGCTACCCGCATGAAGGTCCGCTTCACGCTCTGAGGAAGTCAGTCAACCTTAATCGAGGTTCTTGAGCAGCGGTGAGCCGCGCTTCCTCAAAGCGTTCAAGTAGGTGGTCTCGTCGTACGTGGTGCAGGTTTGCCAGCATCGGTACAAAATCCGGTGGTGGAGTTACGTTCGATAGAACCTAAGGCCGCCGTCATTACATACTCATGACGACATAAGCACCTGCGAGTGAATGAGATCCCAGATTTTGTGCTGGTGGTTCGGCAATGTCGACACGTGTGCCGACGCACACGACCAGTGCAAGCGCTGAGTTGCTGCCGCACCGGCGGCAACCGGCGCAGTCACGCAAGGCGGGATCGCCACGCGTTTACGTCAATTGCGTAACCAGTTAAGCGAGGGCGATTCGAAGTGCTTGTCCACGGGCTCGCGGCAACGCGTGGGGGGCGGTGGCCGACGGGGTTCAATCGCTGACTAGCATGCCGTTGTGATAGCGCAGGTGCGCGCCGCCGCGCCTGAGCAGCAGTGGCTCACGCGAAACGATCTGCCAACCGTGTTTCAGCAATAGCTGGATGTGGACCCGCAACCCGTGAAGTGCTCGCTGCTCTGTCATGCATCCATTTTCCTCAAGGTGTCAGCGGCCGCCCGTAACCGGTTTGGGAGGAGTTTGGTACACCTGCCCCAAACCTCGGCAGTAGCGGCACTCGACCGTGCGGCCGTTGAGGTGAATGGCGCAGCGGCCATCACAGACGGGGCATTGTTGCCAGGCCATACCCGCTCCTCCCATTTGCTCGGGACTGACTACGGGAAAGGGTAGAGCGGCCGGCGACAATCAGGCTTGCCGTTGGTTTGGTGAAGTCGCCCGTTTGGCTAAGAGCCGTGGCCGACTTGAAACTGAGGGGGCTGGAAAAAGAGTCCGCCATGACGTGCGAGCACTGACGTCATGGCGGAAAGCAATCGCTTAGGGGGTAAGGCCATCGCGTCGCCAAAGCATCCTGCTCGGTGGGCGATGTCAATCATCCTCAGCAAGGACAGTATAAGCGTAGATTGTATGTATACGTGCATGTTTGCAGGTGACCAGCGGTACAAGTGTTCACCCCGCCAGTTCATGCCAATCTTCGGGCCATTGGCGCTAATAGGGCTGCCCGCACATTGTACGGCGGCAGACCAGTCAGGACTTACGGTTTCGGGCCTTTGGGCAGTAGTCCTGCGCGTCGGCGCCAGTCTTCCTCTGACTGTCTTAGCACAGCATTGGCTTCGGTCTGCCATTGATCCCTGAGCATTTCCAGGTCGGGTTGCCGTTCGATTTCGTACAGGCCGGCGATCGAGTGCAGGGCCTGTTCGGCCAATTGGCTTTTGTTCGCCGCGTGCAGGTCGAAGAACTTGCGCCGGGGCGTGGGCCATGCAGCCGATCTCGGTAGTGCCTTGCTCGAAGCCGGCCTTGTAGCCGGCGAAGTCGTCGCAGACCAGCTTGCCGTTCCATTGGCCGAGAAAGTTGCGTGCATGGCTCAACTTCTCGCGCATAAGTCAGAATGTCATTTGAGGTCTGGGACGTCTGTCTGCGATTCATATCCTCGAGCAGATAACTCTTGGGTCATTCTGGTAAATCCTGTTCGATCAACCGGTTCGCTGCGTACCGCTGGCAGAGAGGCTCGAGGCTGGCCGTCTCATAGACGGCAATCGGCAGCGGATCTCGCCGCCAGAGTTCAAAGTTAGGTGACCCCACCCACACCATCTGTTCCTGGAACAGCAAGGTGCCGCGCCGGGGGTGATCGCGCGACACCAGCGCCAAGTCCAGGTCACCACTGGTCACGCGCGGGATGAGCGCCGTCGACTGTTCGCAGGTCAGCTCGATATCAACCCCGCCATGACGCGGAGCGAAGCGCTTGAGGACTGGTGTGAGGTAAGGGGCGGCGTAGTCTTCGGCCACCCCGAGCCGAATTCGGCCAGTCAGCGCTTCGCCCCAGAACGCGGCCTGGGTTTCCGCGTGCAGCGCGAGCAGACGCCGGGCATACCCGAGCAGCACCTGGCCATCATCCGTCAACTGAAGATGCCGTGAGCTACGGTTGAGTACCTGGCGGCCAAGCGCTGCCTCAAGCTTCTTGAGTTGCATGCTGACCGCCGATTGCGATCGGTTTACCTCAATGGCCGCGCTCGACAAGGAGCCCGTATCAACGGCCGCGACAAAGCATTTGAGCCAATCGATCTGCAAATCCCGAGGTACCATGGCACTCACTCTTCCATTCGATAAACGAATACATGAGTGCCAGATTATGCGCTTCTTGTCAGGCCAGGCCATCTCCAATATCGCGTGTAGTCCCTCTAGCCACGCTCATCTCGGTGACCTCATGCAACTCGAAACCTGGCTGCTGTACCTGCTGACCTGCTGCGGCATAGCTGTGGTACCTGGGCCAAATGCATTGCTCGTCCTGACTCATGGCGCGCTTCATGGCAACCAGAAAACACTGTTCACCATCTCCGGGGGCGTCCTCGGTTTCATCGCGATGATTGCGCTGTGTGTGCTCGGCCTGGGGGCACTGCTCCAGACGTCCATCCTGTGGCTGACTGTGCTGAAGGTCGGGGGTGGGCTCTATCTGATCTGGCTGGGCATCGCTCTATGGCGGGCTGCGCCTGTGACGGTCTCGCTGGGTGACCTGACGCAGTCGAATAGCTGGTCGCTGATTCGTCAGGGACTGTTTTCTGCCATCTCCAACCCCAAGGCCTTGCTGCTGTTTACCGCGTTCATCACGCCCTTCATCGAGCCGCAACAGAATCTCTTGCTCCAGACTGCCGTCATGGCGCTGACCTATGCCGTCGTCGAGTTTGGGGTGGAGTACGCAGTGGCCAGTGCCGCGCACCGCGTCAGGCCCTGGTTGGCACGAACGGGCCGACGGTTCAATAAGGTGTGTGGAGGCTTCTTCGTCGTGTTTGGCGCATTACTGCCGATTCGCTCGTAATGGTACCGAACTTCCGCACCGGGCCGTGCGAAGCCCCCGGGCTATAGGCGCGTATTGGTCGGCTGCATGTGAGCAGGCAGTAAATGAATGCGAAGGCCTGTGTCGGGTGGCGGGCAACTGGCGATAAGTGTGCAATTTCGCCGCCCTGACTTTTCATTAATCTGGGCGACGATTCGCCAGTTTGCTAGACGGAGGGAGATTCCCTCATTCAATAGGAGGCCAGAAGCAAATCCACGTGCTTCGAGCGTGGATGTTTACCGGACGATAATGGTCAGAGCCGGCCGCTTCGGCACAGGCATCCAGCGATGCCTGCACTGCACCGATTAGGTCAGGAGCTTGATCGGGAGCAGGCATGGCCTCGCCTGGGCGGCCAGGGACAGGACAGCTCAGGCGCTGGTAACGGCCATCAGGGCGTTCTTCCTACAACTTCTCCTGGATGGTTGGTGGACTCGGCAGGCAGGTGGCGACGGCGCATCAGGCGATAGGCGGCCGGTATGACGAACATCGACAGCAGGGGGGCGGTGACCATGCCGCCGACCATGGGCGCGGCAATCCGGCTCATGATCTCGCTGCCGGTCCCGCCGCCCCAGAGGATCGGCAAGAGGCCAGCGATGATGACCGCCACTGTCATCGCCTTGGGCCGTACGCGATGCACGGCACCCTCGCGGATCGCCTCGATCAGCCCGCGTTCGCTGGCGTTGCCGGCGTCTTCGTGTTCGGCCCATGCGTTCTTCAGGTAAAGCACCATGATCACACCGAACTCGGCCGCCACCCCGGCGAGCGCGATGAAGCCGACGCCGGTGGCCACTGAAAGGTTGTAGCCGAGCAGGTAAAGGAACCAGACCCCGCCGGTCAGGGCGAAGGGCAACGTGGCCATGATCAGGACGGCTTCGTCGAAGCGGGCGAAGGTCAGGTAGAGCAGCACGAAGATGATCAGCAGGGTCGCCGGCACCACGAGCTTGAGGCGTGCATTGGCCCGCTCCAGGAACTCGAATTGTCCCGAGTAGGCCAGGCTCATCCCCGGTTGCAGTTTGACCTGCTCGCTGACGGCCTGGCGCAGGTCGGCCACCACCGAGGCGATGTCACGGCCATGCACGTCGATGTAGACCCAGCCGGACGGCCGCGCATTCTCGCTCTTCAGCATGGGTGGGCCATCACTGACGCGGATGCTGGCCACAGTGCCCAGGGTGATCTGGCTGCCTTGCGGGGTGAGGATCGGCAGCTGCTCCAGGGCGCCGATCGAGTCGCGCCATTCCCGTGGGTAGCGCACGTTGATGGGGAAGCGCGCCAGGCCCTCGAGGGTTTCGCCAACGTTCTCGCCGCCGATGGCGCTGGCCACGATCGACTGGACATCGGCGATGTTCAAGCCGTAGCGCGCGGCGGTCTGGCGGTTGATGTCCACATCGATGTAGCGCCCACCGGTCAAGCGCTCTGCCAGGGCGGAACTGACGCCGGGCACCGTCGCGGCCACGCGCTCCACCGCCTGGGTGACGGCATCGATGTCGGCCAGGTTGGTACCGGCCACCTTGACCCCTATCGGGCTCTTGATCCCGGTGGCGAGCATGTCGATGCGGTTGCGGATGGGCGGGATCCAGATGTTGGTCAGCCCGGGCACCTTCACCACCCGATCCAGTTCCTCCACCAGCTTCTCCGGCGTCATGCCGGGCCGCCACTGGTCGCGGGGCTTGAACTGGATGGTGGTCTCGAACATCTCCAGCGGCGCCGGGTCGGTGGCGGTTTCCGCACGTCCAGCCTTGCCGAACACATGCTTCACCTCCGGCACCGTCCTGATCATGCGGTCAGTCAACTGCAGCAACTGGCTGGCCTTCTGTGCCGATAGCCCGGGCAATGCCGAGGGCATGAAGAGCAGGTCGCCCTCGTCCAGCGGTGGCAGGAATTCGCCGCCGAGCCGGGATACCGGCCAGAGCGTGCTGAGGAACAGCAGCAGCGCGGCCGCCAGAGTGACCTTGGGATGCCGCAACACGCAGTCCAGGGCGGGCTGGTAGAGGCGGATCAGCCAGCGGTTCAGCGGGTTCTTTTCCTCAGGGGGAATCCGCCCGCGAATCCAGTAGCCCATCAGCACCGGCACCAGGGTCACCGAGAGGCCGGCCGCCGCCGCCATGGCGTAGGTCTTGGTAAAGGCCAGCGGGCCGAACAGCCGCCCCTCCTGGGCTTCCAGGGTGAACACCGGGATGAACGACAGGGTGATGATCAGCAGGCAGAAAAACAGCGCCGGCCCCACTTCGGCGGCGGCCTCGGTCATCACCTGCCAACGGTGATCGCCGCTGAGCGCTTCGCCGGGGTGCGCCCGGTGCCAGGCCTCGATCTTCTTGTGGGCGTTCTCGATCATCACCACCGCCGCGTCCACCATGGCGCCGACGGCGATGGCGATCCCGCCGAGGGACATGATGTTGGCGTTGATCCCCTGGTGGCGCATGACGATGAAGGCGATCAGCACGCCAATCGGCAAGGAAATGATCGCCACCAGCGAGGAGCGCAGGTGCCAGAGGAACACGGCACAGACCAGCGCCACCACGAGGAATTCTTCCAGCAGCTTGTGGCTGAGGTTCTCCACGGCGCGGTCGATCAGTTGGCTGCGGTCGTAGGTGGTGACGATCTCGACGCCTGCCGGCAGGCTCCGGCGCAGTTCGTCGAGCCTGGTTTTTACCGCGGCGATGGTCTCGCGAGCGTTCTTGCCACTGCGAAGGATCACCACGCCGCCGACGGCTTCGCCCTCGCCGTCGAGCTCGCTGATGCCGCGCCGCATCTCCGGTCCCAACTGGATGGTCGCCACGTCGCCGAGGGTCACGGGTATCCCGCCGGCGCCGAGCTTGAGCGGGATGTCACGGAAATCGTCGAGGGTCTTCAGATAACCGGAGGCGCGCACCATGAACTCGGCCTCGGCCAGGGTCAGCACGGCGCCGCCGGTTTCCTGATTGGCCCGGCCGATGGCCGCGATCACTTCCTCCTGGGTAATGCCCAGGCTGGCCAGTCGAATCGGGTCCAGCACCACCTGGTACTGCTTGACCATGCCGCCCACAGTGGCTACCTCGGCGACGTTCGGCAGCGTCTTCAGCTCGAACTTGAGGAACCAGTCCTGCAGGGCGCGCAGTTGCGCCAGGTCATGCCCGCCGCTGCGGTCCACCAGGGCGTACTGAAAGATCCAGCCCACCCCGGTGGCATCCGGTCCGAGGGCAGGTCTGGCGGTAGTCGGTAGCCGCCCCTGGAGCTGGCTGAGGTACTCCAGCACCCGCGAACGCGCCCAATACAGGTCGGTACCGTCCTCGAAGATGACGTAGACGAAGCTGTCGCCGAAGAAGGAGAAGCCGCGCACGGTCTTCGCTCCCGGCACGGACAGCATGGTGGTGGCCAAGGGATAGGTGACCTGGTTCTCGACGATCTGCGGTGCCTGCCCCGGATAGGGCGTGCGGATGATCACCTGTACGTCGGAGAGGTCCGGCAAGGCGTCGACTGGCGTGCTCTGTACCGACCAGGTACCCCAGGCGGTGAGGAACAGGGTGACCAGCAGGACCAGGAAGCGGTTGGCCACCGACCAGCGAATCAGACCGGCGATCATGGCTGACCTCCCAGTTTTTCCAAGCGCTCGATGACCAGCCCGGCATCGGACTGGCGCACCGCGACGCGCACCCTGTCACCGACCTTGACGCCGACCATCAGCGCCGGATCGGCCAAGGGGAAGGTCATGGTCATGCCCGGCATGCCCAGGGTCTTGAAGGGGCCGTGGGCCAGGCTCACGCCGGCGTTGTTGATGGCCATGACCTGGCCTTCGGCCTCGTGCAGCTCAACCGGTGCCTGCTTCACCAGCGCTTCCGCAGCCGCCGTGCCGATGCCCTTGAGGCTGGCTTCGGAGTCGAGCAGGAACTGTCCGGATGCAACCACCTGTTGACCTTCCTCCAGCCCCTGTCGAATTACGGTGCGGCCGGCGTTCTCTGCGCCCAGGCGTACCTCCACCGGGCGATAGCGACCACCGTTCTCGGCCAGCATGACCAAGGCTCGCCGACCGGTGCGGATGATCGCTTCGCTGGGCACCCACAAGGCGCTCTCCTGCGTCGCGCCGCTGAGGCGGACATGGGCGGTCATGCCGGGCCGCAGGCGTCCGTCGGGATTGGGGAGTTCGACCCGGACCCGCAGCGTGCGGCTTTCCCGATCAACCTCGGGCAGGATGGTGTCGACGCTCCCGGTCAGCACCTCGGCAGGGAGGGCGGGCAGCCGTGCTTCGACCGCCTGGCCCGGGGCAGTGGCCCCGGCCTCCGCCTCGGGCACCGCCAACGTCAGCCAGACGCTGCCCAGGCCATTGATACGGGCCAGGGTGTCGCCAGCCGCGACCGTCATGCCGGTGCGTACGTCCAGTTCCTGCAGCACCCCGCCGATGGGGCTGGTCAGGGTCAGCACCGCCTGTGGCTTGCCACTTCGCTCCACCCGGCGGATCAGCGCCTGTGGCATTCCGGCCAGGCGCAGGCGTTGGCGCGCCGCTGCCAGCAGCACTTCGTCGCCCGTGCGCTTGAGGGCAAGGAACTCCTCCTGGGCCGCCGCCCACTCCGGTATCAGCAGGTCGGCCAGCGCCGCATCAGCGGGCAGCACATCCCCCGGCGCACGTGCGTAAACCCGCTCGACGAAGCCGGCGCTACGCGCTTGCACCACGGCCACATCCCGCTCGTTGAAGGCGAGCACACCGGTTACCTCCAGGCTGCTGTCCAGCCGCCCGCGCGTAACCGGCGCCAGACGCAGGCCGAGGTTCTGGCTCAGCCCGGAGTCGATGCTGATGGTGGCCGTGTCGGTATCCGAGCCCTCGTCCGCGTAGCGGGGCACCAACTCCATGTCCATGAAGGGTGACCTGCCCGGCTTGTCGAACTTTTGCTGTGGGTACATCGGGTCGTACCAATACAGCGCCTCGCGCTCCGCCGGCGTGGGGCCAGGTTCGACGGAGGCCCGGGGCATTCCATCCATTCGCTGCTGCGCGTACCAGTAGCCGCCCGCCAGGCCCAGGGCGATCGACAGACCGCTCAGCAGGGCTCCTTTCCAGAGTGGTGCGGTCATGGGAGATTCTCCCCGTAGGTGAAATAAAGCCTGGCGCTGGTCAGGGCGCGCCTGCCTTCGACGTCGACTTGCCTGAGGCGCGCCTCGATCAGTTCGCGGCGGGCCGCGATGACCGCCGCCAGCTCGCCGGTGCCGGCGCGGTAGCTGGCCAGGGTCAGGTCGACCTTTTCGCGGGCCAGAGGCAGCAGGCTGTCCTGGCTGCGGCGGACGGCGCGATCCAGGCGCTGGTACTCCGCCAGATCGCTTTCCAACTGCTCGGCCTGTTCACGGGTCAGGGCCTCGCGCTCGGCCTCCAACTGATTCAGTTCGGCGTGCCGGGCGGCAATCTTCGGGTTCTGCCGGGAGTCGGGGAACAGCGGCAGGTCGAAGGTGAACTGCACACTCACCATGTCGCCGAACTCGCGGCCACGGCGCTGGTAGTCGACCTCCCAGCTCCAGTCGGACCTCTTCTCCGCCTCGGCCTCGCGCACCTTGGCCTCGGCCTCGCGGGTAATCGGCACATAGGCCGCCAGTTCAGGATGCTCCGGCAGCTTCTGGAAGTAGTTCGCGGCGGTGATCGGCCAAACCGGCAGTTCTCCTGCGAGCGGCTCATCAGCCGCGAGACCGATCCAGCGCCTGAGCTGGGCGCGGGACTGGCTTTGCTGGCTGGCCAACTCATCCTGGCGCTCAGCCAGATCGGCGGCTTCCTGCTTGACGGTCACGGCATCAGCCGCCTCGGCGCGGCCTCCGGCAATCTGCGCACGCACGGCTTCGGCCAATACGCGGTTCTCGCTGAAAAAATCCCGG
This genomic window from Pseudomonas furukawaii contains:
- a CDS encoding LysE family translocator, whose translation is MQLETWLLYLLTCCGIAVVPGPNALLVLTHGALHGNQKTLFTISGGVLGFIAMIALCVLGLGALLQTSILWLTVLKVGGGLYLIWLGIALWRAAPVTVSLGDLTQSNSWSLIRQGLFSAISNPKALLLFTAFITPFIEPQQNLLLQTAVMALTYAVVEFGVEYAVASAAHRVRPWLARTGRRFNKVCGGFFVVFGALLPIRS
- a CDS encoding efflux RND transporter periplasmic adaptor subunit, giving the protein MTAPLWKGALLSGLSIALGLAGGYWYAQQRMDGMPRASVEPGPTPAEREALYWYDPMYPQQKFDKPGRSPFMDMELVPRYADEGSDTDTATISIDSGLSQNLGLRLAPVTRGRLDSSLEVTGVLAFNERDVAVVQARSAGFVERVYARAPGDVLPADAALADLLIPEWAAAQEEFLALKRTGDEVLLAAARQRLRLAGMPQALIRRVERSGKPQAVLTLTSPIGGVLQELDVRTGMTVAAGDTLARINGLGSVWLTLAVPEAEAGATAPGQAVEARLPALPAEVLTGSVDTILPEVDRESRTLRVRVELPNPDGRLRPGMTAHVRLSGATQESALWVPSEAIIRTGRRALVMLAENGGRYRPVEVRLGAENAGRTVIRQGLEEGQQVVASGQFLLDSEASLKGIGTAAAEALVKQAPVELHEAEGQVMAINNAGVSLAHGPFKTLGMPGMTMTFPLADPALMVGVKVGDRVRVAVRQSDAGLVIERLEKLGGQP
- a CDS encoding DUF2933 domain-containing protein, producing MLLVIALFYLAREHYGHISQLLPYAILLLCPLMHLFGHHHGGHSHHGETADTPKEGKRG
- a CDS encoding efflux RND transporter permease subunit, translating into MIAGLIRWSVANRFLVLLVTLFLTAWGTWSVQSTPVDALPDLSDVQVIIRTPYPGQAPQIVENQVTYPLATTMLSVPGAKTVRGFSFFGDSFVYVIFEDGTDLYWARSRVLEYLSQLQGRLPTTARPALGPDATGVGWIFQYALVDRSGGHDLAQLRALQDWFLKFELKTLPNVAEVATVGGMVKQYQVVLDPIRLASLGITQEEVIAAIGRANQETGGAVLTLAEAEFMVRASGYLKTLDDFRDIPLKLGAGGIPVTLGDVATIQLGPEMRRGISELDGEGEAVGGVVILRSGKNARETIAAVKTRLDELRRSLPAGVEIVTTYDRSQLIDRAVENLSHKLLEEFLVVALVCAVFLWHLRSSLVAIISLPIGVLIAFIVMRHQGINANIMSLGGIAIAVGAMVDAAVVMIENAHKKIEAWHRAHPGEALSGDHRWQVMTEAAAEVGPALFFCLLIITLSFIPVFTLEAQEGRLFGPLAFTKTYAMAAAAGLSVTLVPVLMGYWIRGRIPPEEKNPLNRWLIRLYQPALDCVLRHPKVTLAAALLLFLSTLWPVSRLGGEFLPPLDEGDLLFMPSALPGLSAQKASQLLQLTDRMIRTVPEVKHVFGKAGRAETATDPAPLEMFETTIQFKPRDQWRPGMTPEKLVEELDRVVKVPGLTNIWIPPIRNRIDMLATGIKSPIGVKVAGTNLADIDAVTQAVERVAATVPGVSSALAERLTGGRYIDVDINRQTAARYGLNIADVQSIVASAIGGENVGETLEGLARFPINVRYPREWRDSIGALEQLPILTPQGSQITLGTVASIRVSDGPPMLKSENARPSGWVYIDVHGRDIASVVADLRQAVSEQVKLQPGMSLAYSGQFEFLERANARLKLVVPATLLIIFVLLYLTFARFDEAVLIMATLPFALTGGVWFLYLLGYNLSVATGVGFIALAGVAAEFGVIMVLYLKNAWAEHEDAGNASERGLIEAIREGAVHRVRPKAMTVAVIIAGLLPILWGGGTGSEIMSRIAAPMVGGMVTAPLLSMFVIPAAYRLMRRRHLPAESTNHPGEVVGRTP
- a CDS encoding TolC family protein, which produces MIPDRYCTGWPTVVALVATVLASPGHAEPLSFEAALRLAEDNAPSLAAENAKLQAASSAAIPAGELPDPKLLLGVQNYPVGGPDRWTIDQDFMTMQMVGVMQEVPNREKRRARVEVAQASVERAEAERRVQRLKVRQFAAQAWISCYSVERKQALFRDFFSENRVLAEAVRAQIAGGRAEAADAVTVKQEAADLAERQDELASQQSQSRAQLRRWIGLAADEPLAGELPVWPITAANYFQKLPEHPELAAYVPITREAEAKVREAEAEKRSDWSWEVDYQRRGREFGDMVSVQFTFDLPLFPDSRQNPKIAARHAELNQLEAEREALTREQAEQLESDLAEYQRLDRAVRRSQDSLLPLAREKVDLTLASYRAGTGELAAVIAARRELIEARLRQVDVEGRRALTSARLYFTYGENLP
- a CDS encoding TetR/AcrR family transcriptional regulator; protein product: MNVHPVKRLPKFQRRDQLLGAALVMLREQGTEELTLCSLAQRVGITHTVVYRHFETRTGLLIALYERVDAYQIEVLLSQLKLAAPQLKQVANAVSDAYMSGAIAAGVEWQALQAALKGNEEMSAVLHRQTEAYAAICQNALTPFSHLPPDQLHVRCMGLLGAARAIAEELISGRIDQAKAVNALTALIMCWLIPAATHTHFCPPLTPCSTNRPVLFCAESFRELGAPGLG